From a region of the Lactuca sativa cultivar Salinas chromosome 4, Lsat_Salinas_v11, whole genome shotgun sequence genome:
- the LOC111886253 gene encoding uncharacterized protein LOC111886253: MTTWVDLARLFLDKYFPEMKASALRREIIGIKQHKREAFHTYWDRFKKLCARCPKHGITEHQLLQYFIEGMTPTERRLLNASSGGSLPDETPTEIRNLIKNMAEDSKHSSHDEEWYTDAPRGVKEVQTPQIEAQLSELTKVVMMLAKDKGVQPTPRPCSICTQVGHPTNMCPQLQEEDYEEAKVMGGYSGVNQRGYEQPRGDQRWNNNQGWGGNQQGNYQQNQSHQYQPRPPFPQNQQQPPFQPQNYQPRHPQQPPPQASSSGMSLEDIVKSLATSTQSFQQDTKASIKSLEQQVSQLAQSVS, from the coding sequence ATGACTACTTGGGTAGACCTTGCAAGATTGTTCTTGGACAAGTATTTTCCCGAGATGAAAGCTTCCGCCCTACGGAGGGAAATCATTGGAATCAAGCAGCACAAGAGAGAAGCTTTTCACACATATTGGGATCGATTCAAGAAACTTTGTGCTCGATGCCCAAAGCATGGAATTACCGAACACCAGCTCCTCCAATATTTCATTGAAGGAATGACTCCAACGGAAAGAAGGCTTCTTAATGCCTCCAGTGGCGGATCTTTACCCGACGAGACTCCTACTGAAATCCGCAATCTAATCAAGAACATGGCTGAAGATTCCAAACATTCAAGccatgatgaagaatggtacacggATGCACCCCGGGGCGTAAAAGAAGTTCAAACTCCTCAGATTGAAGCTCAATTGTCCGAGCTCACAAAAGTAGTCATGATGCTAGCCAAAGACAAAGGTGTGCAGCCCACACCCCGCCCATGCAGTATTTGTACTCAAGTGGGGCATCCAACTAACATGTGTCCACAACTTCAAGAGGAAGATTATGAAGAAGCGAAAGTCATGGGAGGCTATTCAGGGGTAAATCAGAGAGGTTATGAGCAACCAAGAGGTGATCAGCGATGGAACAATAATCAAGGGTGGGGAGGCAATCAACAAGGGAATTATCAGCAAAATCAATCACATCAATATCAACCAAGACCACCATTtcctcaaaatcaacaacaaccaccattccaaCCTCAAAATTACCAACCAAGGCATCCACAACAACCCCCTCCACAAGCAAGTTCTTCAGgtatgtccttagaggacatagTAAAAAGCCTTGCTACAAGTACTCAAAGCTTTCAACAAGATACCAAGGCAAGCATAAAAAGCTTGGAGCAACAAGTATCACAACTTGCTCAATCCGTGAGTTAG
- the LOC111886255 gene encoding uncharacterized protein LOC111886255 gives MSFVYGEIKVAKEEIITSLGGNEKAYKPIIDIRNKKMKGRLDSSLHLTSYLLNPYYHYKDPQLQYDPDIMNLVLDFFDTLLCDNFEMQRQVVTIDLPKYKKKVDRLGCDLAIKNCRVNDVEFDPASWWGVFGGTTPHLTKIAMRILYLTSSSLGCERNWSTFEGVHNKKRNRLEASKLNNLFYVQFNANLMEKNQK, from the exons ATGAGTTTTGTTTACGGGGAGATTAAAGTTGCTAAAGAAGAAATTATCACATCATTGGGCGGTAACGAGAAAGCTTACAAGCCTATTATAGATATCAGAAACAAAAAGATGAAAGGTCGTCTAGATTCAAGTTTACATTTAACGTCTTATCTTTTGAATCCATATTATCATTATAAGGATCCACAACTCCAATATGATCCCGATATAATGAATCTGGTTCTTGATTTTTTTGATACATTACTTTGTGACAATTTTGAGATGCAAAGGCAAGTTGTAACAATTGACTTGCCAAAGTACAAAAAAAAAGTTGATAGACTTGGTTGTGATCTTGCAATTAAAAATTGTAGGGTGAATGATGTCGAGTTTGATCCGG CTAGTTGGTGGGGAGTATTTGGTGGCACAACTCCTCATTTGACAAAGATTGCAATGAGGATTCTTTATTTGACTAGTAGTTCATTGGGTTGTGAAAGGAATTGGAGCACGTTTGAAGGG GTACATAACAAAAAACGAAATAGATTGGAGGCAAGCAAATTGAACAATTTGTTCTATGTTCAATTCAATGCTAATTTAATGGAAAAAAACCAAAAGTGA
- the LOC111886265 gene encoding zinc finger protein MAGPIE has product MLEKLVAEETIIPNGFTHNNNLRLPSSNPPIIKKKRNLPGTPDPEAEVIALSPKTLMATNRFLCEICGKGFQRDQNLQLHRRGHNLPWKLKQRTSKEVRKRVYVCPEKSCVHNHPSRALGDLTGIKKHFCRKHGEKKWKCAKCSKCYAVQSDWKAHSKTCGTREYKCDCGTLFSRRDSFITHRAFCDALAEETARVTAASHFNNATPAGSLGNINYHFVGPPVLAGPTMAQHLSSIFKPISSNPQNHLDPTQQGELSLWASGSDNINNENNKHNNLQDMHQIDSVLYADPHQNHNPQSEYHSDWGVFGMKTTSDHEVNVSAPSLFSSQSISHQTHPTASMSATALLQRAAQMGSTSSATANQSAFLGSFGLKSSNNCTTMVSATAPTQVQEENRFCGLYGTSTMMKNCNGSDLENEFSNLEQMYPPSKRRHIQIEEHHGGQTRDFLGVGIQPMCHPRMRFDHV; this is encoded by the exons ATGTTAGAGAAGCTTGTAGCAGAAGAAACCATAATCCCCAATGGTTTCACACACAACAACAATCTTCGACTACCTTCCTCCAATCCTCCCATCATCAAGAAGAAAAGAAACCTCCCAGGAACCCCAG ATCCTGAAGCAGAGGTTATCGCGTTGTCACCCAAGACTCTGATGGCAACAAATAGATTCTTGTGTGAGATTTGTGGAAAGGGATTTCAAAGGGATCAAAACCTTCAGCTTCATCGGCGAGGTCATAACCTGCCATGGAAACTGAAGCAAAGAACAAGCAAAGAAGTTCGAAAACGAGTTTACGTGTGCCCGGAGAAGTCGTGTGTCCATAACCATCCGTCAAGGGCACTTGGAGACCTTACTggtatcaagaaacatttctgcAGGAAGCATGGCGAGAAGAAGTGGAAGTGTGCCAAGTGCTCTAAGTGTTATGCAGTTCAGTCGGATTGGAAAGCTCATTCCAAAACCTGTGGGACAAGAGAATACAAGTGTGATTGCGGCACTCTTTTTTcaag GAGAGACAGCTTTATCACTCATAGGGCGTTTTGTGACGCCTTGGCGGAGGAAACTGCAAGGGTTACAGCAGCATCTCACTTCAACAATGCAACACCAGCAGGATCACTTGGAAACATAAACTACCATTTTGTAGGACCACCGGTTCTCGCTGGTCCAACCATGGCTCAACACTTGTCTTCCATCTTTAAGCCCATCTCATCTAACCCCCAAAACCATCTTGACCCGACACAACAAGGTGAACTTTCACTATGGGCCAGTGGTAGCGACAATATTAATAACGAAAACAATAAGCATAATAATCTCCAGGACATGCATCAAATCGACTCGGTTTTATATGCTGATCCTCATCAAAACCACAATCCACAATCCGAATATCACTCCGATTGGGGTGTGTTTGGAATGAAAACCACTTCAGATCACGAGGTTAATGTAAGTGCACCTTCTTTGTTCAGCTCACAAAGCATCTCGCACCAAACACACCCGACGGCAAGCATGTCTGCAACTGCTTTGTTGCAGAGAGCTGCTCAAATGGGGTCGACCTCCTCTGCTACGGCCAACCAATCTGCTTTCCTTGGAAGCTTCGGATTGAAATCCAGCAACAATTGTACTACAATGGTTTCAGCTACTGCTCCTACTCAAGTTCAAGAAGAGAACAGATTTTGTGGGTTGTACGGTACTAGTACCATGATGAAAAACTGTAATGGAAGTGATTTGGAGAACGAGTTTTCCAATTTGGAGCAGATGTACCCTCCCTCTAAAAGAAGGCACATACAGATTGAAGAACATCATGGGGGGCAAACTAGGGATTTCCTTGGTGTAGGTATTCAACCCATGTGCCATCCTAGGATGAGATTTGATCATGTGTAA